Genomic segment of Schistocerca nitens isolate TAMUIC-IGC-003100 chromosome 9, iqSchNite1.1, whole genome shotgun sequence:
gacaaaattcgcattgcaaacagagatttgttaagacgcttcagaagttctgtggtgtgctcctcccagttgaatttattatcaagctgtaatcccaaggatttaacactgtccacttcttctatcttcctgtcatcgtatgttagacatatactcttgggacaccccttacaagttctgaactgcatgtagtgtgttttttcaaagtttagtgacaaagaattggctaggaaccagtgattaatgtccacaaatattttattggctgatctttctaacactacatttgacttgctatttattgcaatgtttgtatcatcggcaaacaaaacaaacttggcatctggtaatgttactgatgaaaggtcattgatatacacaagaaaaagtaagggccccaaaatggaaccctgtcggaccccacatgtaattagttcccagttggatgaggcctgatagcttgatacatgtctctttcctaataacaccctttgtttcctgccagagatataagatttgaaccattttgcagcatttcctgttatactataatattctagtttacttaaaaggatattgtgatttacacagtcaaatgcctttgacagatcacaaaatataccagttgcctgcaattttttgtctaatgaattaagcacattttcactgtaagtgtagatagccttctcaatatcagaaccttttagaaatccaaactgtgactttgacagtatgttatttgagataagatggttataaagacgactgtacattactttttcgaaaatttttgagaatgctggcaacagtgaaattggacggaaatttgatgctatttctttatctcccttcttaaacagtggcttaacttcagcatatttcagccattcaggaaatattccactaataaacgactggttacacagatagcttaatatgttacttagctcagaatcacattctttaattaactttgttgatatttcatcatacccactagatgtttttgattttaaagattttatgatggacattatttctgttggggtagtgagggtcaaattcatattaaggaagttacttgaaatgtctggtctaaggtaatccatagcagcatctaccgaacctgacaaccccatcttttcagtaacagttataaaatgtttgttaaaaagttctgcaacactatacacatctgtcaccaatgtatcatttactcttaatgctatttgttcctcttcatgtctggttctaccggtctcctccttcactatatcccatattgtctttattttgttatctgatatgactatcttttccttgtaatatatttgctttgacatccgtattacagtctttaatattttgcagtatttcttataatgtgctatagcatcaacattggaaatgtttcggagtgacagatacagttttctttttgttttacaagatacccctattcctcgagtaatccatggcttctttgtagactttgctctaaccttggtaagttttgggggaaagcagtgttcgaataaggtaagcactttattagcaaaaatgttatatttttcattcatgccatgaacgctgtaaacatcagtccagtgaatgtctctgaggagtgtcctaaaataatcaatttttggcttactgattacccttttgagctcagatttaacagattttatatcctgttcagtattaacatttaacagaaggaactgcatgtcatggtctgagaggccattgactattcgttttgtaatataattttgttcattggacttttctataaagatattatcaatggctgcttgtgagcaagtggctatcctagtggggaactttactgtgggaattaagttgaatgatagtgttactaactcaaacaagttcttattgggagagtctttaaggaaatctacattgaaatcaccagcaaccactatttctttgtttttggttgttaaatgggccagtacagcttcaaggtggttgacaaacagattaaagttacctgcaggtgctcgatatacacttaatattatgaaggattttttgtgaaattctaattctattgcacatgcttccatatgctgttctaggcaaaatttatgaatgtctatgttcttaaatttatgacagttcctgatgaatgtggcaactcctcctttctccatttctgatctacaaaagtgagatgctaacctaaaccctgtaacacttaaaagttctataccagtggtcacatgatgttcagagaggcagattatgtcagctgggtttgaagactctaattcatctatgcagatagttaattcattaattttatttctcagtcctcgaatattttgatgcaataaagatagctgacatttctcattgactgagttaaaattgggtggagttaaaatatctgctgacagttgaaaaatcttaaccaatggctgtttatgctgatgtaataagctggaattatgttttttgatttctttctcaaactgaagatttgtctcagttctaacctctcttaaaatttgctttctttctgtcctctctaccctaaaaaagggtcttttctgaatcctataaccactggtattttaccactcatgacagtgcctcccccctttaactttcctgctatttccccagccaatttacccttccccttcctgttgaggtgaaggccatgcctagtataatcccacctactgagagaatcaacaggaaccacaccaatgtgtgaccccgcacccggcatgagcagccgttccagctccaaattaactcaaatgaggtcggtcatggcgcccaagaacagatacaaactcaacactagtatgcttcgatgctgatgcaatcttcgccaggtcacactctatactgtacccaggatctctgtcaatactgttacctaccccacccactataaccacggtgtcttccttagtgaaatctttgcaaagtgatcctaaatcctctgtcacctgctccagaccagcactaggtttaaaaaaattggtgacctggtattctgatcctagttcatcctgcaaaagttggccaacgcctcttccatgggaactacctaacaacaacactttctttctctttactgatttccctacattcttacttttcaatttgctgctgaaagtttgttgtgccctgtctacacctgcaactgcttgaggctcaccagcttctaactgaagcaacaggtcaaatctattttccacattcaccataaagctgtcagacaaagttctaggcctgttcctcctgttgccacttcccacatctctttacccttctccctccttaacctgtcaagatctcccctggccttgtctaactcagcctgaagggcggcaattttcccctcctgttctagtatcttcctatctctactacaaatcctacaaaaccactgatgagtctcatttacgtcccctattcccacgccactacagtcacccacatggaaaaagctacagcacccatcacaccaaagccccgacctaacaattctacggcaagtcaagcacttttcactcatgataaacgtaatagtttattaagaataagtcagttaaattacagataaacacgaaaatatggttacacaaatttggcctatacgcaactgtttacacaactgtgtgtaaacaaaaacaaaagtgcaaagtttctgaaacaacaacttaaactttacgctactttccggaaatgctagttaaataatgaagaggtacgctaagttaaattgctggagagagcaaggaacaactaaacgaaattctatagatttgcttcagcagaacgtaaacagaaaatacgactgtacggtcttttcgtgttttctgctatattacgtaaagaaaaatgaaacctttaatggtagacttaaacggcacactaatacacttatttaccacgtattcagtactaatctatatgttttataatctaaaatgacttatctttacgagaacaccaaaactcgcgctagtcgcctggctgcacacACTGATGGAATTATAAAACAGCAAACAGCTtatttttgtctttccatcttgcagatggcaCGCTAATCTTGCTTAACAACAAGTCAAGGTCATCTCTTTTTAAATGtcgggatcctatagtcttcaaaatttgtttgtctttcttcacttgatccttctgatacagtttctgttgctatctgtacttaaaatgatgggcactttccttgtcccataacagTTTTGCCGAAGTCttgcgatctgcacattctgatactCCACACTCTGTTTCTAAACacaaataactgcacttaattttaccacttcatcgtcaaagcagtcTGTGTTGACGATTCGGATGAATCTAACACTGTTATATGGAGAGCTGAATTGGCTGCTTGTGTGCCATAGGGGCGTTGTACAGCTTTCGACGGATTGTCGAACCTCCCTGGCAGTTTTCTCTTCAAATTATCAGTTGAGGTGGCTAATATGGAATGTCAATGTGGTTAGCTGCATTCCACGTGAGATTATTAATGACtgagttcatgaactggttttgttcgacgtGTAGCAGACAAAActtaacattattataaaggtaaacagggtcttttttcataagatgTTATCGTCGGCTATTCACTATCGATTTTctactcctaaaacgaaacattaatcatcaaTATACATTTAGtttgcaagcgaatcctgacgatacagtttagtaacatgatacgatatacctctcagggtccttagcaaacctaaaaaagacagatgtggtatcttcttcttgttgttgctgcaatttagtgCGCTACGCTACGTCCCTATTTTAAAAACCattgtacaaaacaaaataaacaactacAATTCACTTTCGTTTTCACGATCAAGCCGAACTCAACAGTAGGCCGCTTAGCGCGCTGCGGGCgtagtaggcaacaaaatcgaggcgaggTATCGCGACCTTCGACGGTCACGACTTTAATGTTCGACTGTGCTGACGTCATATTAGCAGGAAGTGCTGTGATACGCATGTTTCCCTCTGATGATGTTTGGCGTCAGTAATCTTGAGAGTTTATCAGGGAAGATATGCCAGGGATATAAACAAaccaactgtgtgtgtgtgggggcagGCACATGGGAGATAAGTTGTGCGATTGAGATTGGATGTGTGGACAGTAATTATGGTTTCCGTTGCAAGGCTGAAGAATTATGTGATTGCAGGTCTTAGCGCTTGTGGTGGTGCAGCTATAGTATACTATGGACTTATTTTCGATAGAAACAGGAAACAGGCCTTGCAGGCAGCTTACACGGATAATTTTACACCAAGTGTCAAATGGGACAAAAACTGGGATAGGTTTGTATAGCTTATATCAAAATAACTGTTTAAGTGTTTGGTATTGTATGTTCTCATGCCGTGAAAAACTGCTGACTTGCGTTGGGGTTCCTTAACTTATTACAGTTGCAAAAATGTATTTGACTCTGTAAACGTTAATCCTCCTTACTTTTGTGATGTTGGACTTAGCGTATATTCTCAATTCTTACAGGATGGAGCCAACCTCACTTGTAAAATCTTCCAAAGGGAATTCAGATGACAATAGGTATAACGAGGAGTTAGAGAAAAAAAAGTCAACTGCTACACGTAATTTAATACTGATACGTCATGGTCAGTATAACCTATCTGGCGAAACGGACGCCGAAAGAGTTTTAACTGAACTTGGTAAGTCAGATGTAAGTTTTTGAGTATTGATTTAATGATTCAAATTAAGACACCAAATGAAGTAACGATTGTCTTGTGCTACAGGAAGGAAGCAAGCAGCTCTGACAGGGCAGAGATTGAAGGAACTTGATATGCCTTATACGTGTCTTATTCGCTCCACAATGGCACGAGCTGTGGAAACTGCAAAAATTATACATAGCTACTTGCCAGATGTACCAGTGCAGGATTGCAATATGCTGGAGGAGGGTGCGCCAATACCACCGGAGCCACCAGTTGGACACTGGAAACCAGAAGTGTTTGTATGTCTGATTTTAAAAAATCGAATTATTGCAAAAAGAAATTTTCCTAAAACCATATTTGATCATTTAACAAGAATGTTGTTTGGAAAATAGCACCCACTTATCAATTCCCATAATATTGAATGTATGCACTGTCAGTTACAGAACTTCACTTTTAGTGGAAGGTGCAGGGAATGGAAGTGATTGCTGATGTGGAAAGAGAAGTGTCACAGCAGGAATATATCAATCATGTTGCAGAGAAGGCAGCATATTTAAGTGCTTCAGTCTTGTAATTGAAATTGCATTGTACTGTCATAATACTGCTGTGAATACAAATGAAACATAAGAAAATGACTATTTAGTGGTGATGGTGACATTTGTCAGGAAATGTTGGCAGAGATGGAGGCAAATTGACACCAGCCCAAAGTTGCCAGGCTGTAGGATACACATAACTCATCCACAGAATTGCCTTGAaccgtggctttcaggatgtcatgtgaaaagGAAGTTACTAACTActacaaataacacatatcaaaactAAATTTTATCATTGTAGAGctcactgatgatgccttgaaGAGTAAAAGGGTAGAATGCttctgggatacataaaatacggtgcagcaagaaaaggcagtttttgtttacaaaacaaataccATAAAAGAGCTTGTCTGGAAGGGCAAGCTGTAGGGTGTACAGTAGATCCCCAAAAAGGAAACTGTCAGTCTTCAGTTAGGCTATAATTTTCTCAGCTGATAATGTGATATGAAACAGAGGTGAATTTGAAATGCGGTTTATGATGCATATTATGTGTTACTGAGGAATAAGTCTAAAACACTGTAAATTTCAGCAGTTTCATGCCCTAATTGTATGCTTACTAAATACACTACTGTTATAATCTGTACCATCAGCAAATGACAACTTCAAATCTATGTAGTGAATTATAAAATTAGAATAACCCAGCTGCTAAATGACCAGTCTCTAACGAAGGAGAAATGTTCAGAGAGTATCATTGTGTTTGCCTTCAATAGCTTTACACATTGCAGTTTTTCTGTTCCTCCAGGTCATTAATTTAAACTACTGGAAAGTTATCTAGTAGAAAATATACAATTGGTGGAGCAGAAACTTAGTGTATGTTCTGTTGCATACTTAACTGCTCAAACACTGTGATTTAAAATTGCTTATGCAGGATCaactttcatttcattgtaatgccttggttttattttattttctcgtaGGTTCTGAGCAGTGTTCAATTTCTCTCTCTGTCAAAAACCATACAGCTTTGCAACAGGCTCGATGGAGACAGTTGGAAGGGGTAATTGTCTTCCATAACTTGTTTTGGAAGAATGATG
This window contains:
- the LOC126203383 gene encoding serine/threonine-protein phosphatase PGAM5, mitochondrial isoform X1 is translated as MVSVARLKNYVIAGLSACGGAAIVYYGLIFDRNRKQALQAAYTDNFTPSVKWDKNWDRMEPTSLVKSSKGNSDDNRYNEELEKKKSTATRNLILIRHGQYNLSGETDAERVLTELGRKQAALTGQRLKELDMPYTCLIRSTMARAVETAKIIHSYLPDVPVQDCNMLEEGAPIPPEPPVGHWKPEVFQFHRDGARIEGAFRKYFHRAKSSQTSDSYEILVCHANVIRYFVCRALQFPPEAWLRLSLNHASITWIVIRPSGFVYLRSLGDTGHMPAADITST
- the LOC126203383 gene encoding serine/threonine-protein phosphatase PGAM5, mitochondrial isoform X2 — encoded protein: MVSVARLKNYVIAGLSACGGAAIVYYGLIFDRNRKQALQAAYTDNFTPSVKWDKNWDRMEPTSLVKSSKGNSDDNRYNEELEKKKSTATRNLILIRHGQYNLSGETDAERVLTELGRKQAALTGQRLKELDMPYTCLIRSTMARAVETAKIIHSYLPDVPVQDCNMLEEGAPIPPEPPVGHWKPEVFFHRDGARIEGAFRKYFHRAKSSQTSDSYEILVCHANVIRYFVCRALQFPPEAWLRLSLNHASITWIVIRPSGFVYLRSLGDTGHMPAADITST